The following are encoded together in the Robertmurraya sp. FSL R5-0851 genome:
- a CDS encoding CBO0543 family protein, with protein sequence MERLREFDKILYGRKENTDSLINYWIDYSNPSTWQFWVLIAVLLVPLVILYIKIDRSKVFLIGFYGYNVHVFFTFIDIYGINRGYWHYPYQVIPALPSVSMDTSIVPVAFMLIYQWTLNNHKNYYLYAIITAAIFAFILKPILVITGLFRMYGEINYFHLFIGYVFVLLIAKVITWLFHKLHKPKFSTQNRE encoded by the coding sequence TTGGAGCGTTTACGTGAATTTGACAAGATTCTATACGGTAGAAAAGAGAATACCGATTCTTTAATTAATTATTGGATAGACTATTCCAACCCTTCTACGTGGCAGTTTTGGGTTTTGATTGCTGTTCTTTTAGTCCCATTGGTTATTCTTTACATTAAAATTGACCGAAGTAAAGTATTTCTAATAGGTTTTTATGGATATAACGTTCATGTTTTTTTTACATTTATCGATATATACGGTATAAATAGAGGATATTGGCATTACCCTTATCAGGTTATCCCTGCACTGCCGAGCGTCTCAATGGACACCTCCATCGTCCCTGTGGCTTTCATGCTCATATACCAATGGACATTAAACAATCATAAAAATTATTACCTATACGCTATAATAACAGCTGCTATATTTGCATTTATTTTAAAGCCAATTTTAGTAATTACTGGTCTTTTTAGAATGTACGGTGAAATTAATTATTTTCACTTATTTATTGGATACGTATTTGTACTTTTGATAGCAAAAGTGATAACCTGGTTATTTCATAAATTACATAAACCTAAATTCTCAACTCAGAATAGAGAATAA
- a CDS encoding response regulator translates to MNKTVLIADDSRFMRDLLKKHLKDSDFKIIAEASDGCEAVSLYRDVYPDLVIMDLNMPCKNGMNALENIKNMDSNAKVVICSAMGQQRIIIEALGQGAKDFVVKPYFNELVPTLKKLV, encoded by the coding sequence ATGAACAAAACTGTACTTATTGCAGACGATTCTCGATTTATGAGAGACCTCCTCAAAAAACATCTTAAAGATAGTGATTTTAAAATAATTGCTGAAGCTTCAGATGGTTGCGAAGCTGTGTCTCTCTATAGAGATGTTTACCCTGATCTAGTGATAATGGACCTAAATATGCCCTGTAAAAATGGCATGAACGCATTAGAGAATATTAAAAATATGGACTCAAATGCTAAGGTAGTCATTTGTTCTGCTATGGGACAACAAAGAATAATCATCGAGGCACTGGGCCAAGGAGCAAAAGATTTTGTAGTTAAACCCTATTTTAATGAGTTAGTACCAACTCTTAAGAAATTAGTTTAA
- a CDS encoding SMODS domain-containing nucleotidyltransferase — translation MRRQIMSVNPVNNHLKSLASKLVLSEKEKASISTSIITLSRRLNLYFEGGELHTHFQIGSYIRGAFDIIRPPFRKYFQKEKK, via the coding sequence ATGAGGAGGCAAATTATGTCGGTTAATCCTGTTAATAATCATTTAAAATCTTTAGCTAGTAAACTGGTTTTATCAGAGAAAGAAAAGGCAAGTATTTCAACATCAATAATCACCTTATCAAGAAGGTTAAATCTATATTTTGAAGGTGGGGAACTACATACTCATTTTCAAATCGGATCTTATATAAGAGGTGCTTTCGACATAATTCGACCTCCTTTTAGGAAGTATTTCCAAAAAGAGAAAAAATAA